The genomic segment GCGATCGCACTTCAGATTAAAATAAGCCAACAATATCTAATGTGTTATAATCAAATAAAACTCTACCTTAGTGAGTTTTACCTAATTTTATAATAGCTGAAAAATATGTTTTGGATTTTGAAAAACTTAATCAGTACAGATCCACAAGGATGCCTGAGTTTAAACCTCGAACCCAAGTCAACAAAGTATCGCGTTCTCATCAACGAAGCCGGACAAATTTTATTAGACCCAATAACCAATATACCTGATCGTGAACAGTGGTTATGGCAAAACCCCGAAGTGTTAGCTTCAGTCAAGTGTGGTCTCGCACAAGCAGCTAAAGGTGAAGTACACGATTTGGGTGACTTTTCTGAATATGCTGATCTGGAGATTGAAGAGGAATGAATTTTCGGATAGAATTTTCTTCATCAGCTAGAGATAGTTTAATTAATCTTCAAGAACTCGATGCAAAAAAATACAATAAAGTGCTGAAAACACTTGGATTAATGGCAACTAATTTACGCCATCCCAGCTTGAAAACTCATAAATACGACACATTATCAGGCCCTAATGGAGAAGAAATATTTGAGGCTTACGTCGAAAACAAAACCCCAGCAGCGTTTCGAGTTTTTTGGTATTATGGCCCAGACAAAGGAGTAATCACAGTTATTGCCATTACGCCTCATCCTTAAAGTGCGATCGCGCCCCTTGACGAAAAAGTCTACAGGGCCAATCTTCAAATTTTTGTAAAGTTTTGTAAAAAAATGAGAGAATGTTTGATACCATACTTAATAAACTTTAAGCTTCAAACTGGTATTCATGACTTTATTAATTGTCGGTGCGACTGGCACGTTGGGGAGACAGGTGGCGCGACGAGCGCTCGATGAAGGGTATACCGTGCGTTGTTTAGCACGCAGTTACCGCAGAGCCGCGTTTTTAAAGGAATGGGGGGCAGAACTGGTTCCAGGGGATTTATGCGAACCGGAAAGTTTAAAAGCTGCATTAGAAGGGGTAACAGCCGTTATTGATGCGGCTACCGCCCGTCCTACGGATTCATTAGGGATTAAACAAGTAGACTGGGAAGGAAAAGTTGCTCTGATTCAAGCTGCCGCAGAAGCGGGAGTGCAACGATTTGTGTTCTTTTCGTTTTTGGATGCTGAGAAATATCCTCAAGTACCCTTATTAGAAATCAAGCGCTGTACCGAACTATTTTTAGCTGAGTCCGGTTTAAAATACACCATTCTAAGACCTTGTGGATTTTTTCAAGGGCTCATTGGTCAATATGCCATTCCCATTTTAGATAAACAAGCGGTTTGGGTTCCGGGGGTCAGTTCTCCCGTTGCCTATATGGATACCCAAGATATTGCTAAATTTGCAGTTAAGGCCTTATCCGTCCCTGAAACTGAAAATAGAAGTTTCCCAGTAGTGGGTTCCAAAGCTTGGACGGCTGAGGATATTATTGCGTTGTGTGAACGGCTCTCTAACAAACAAGCTAAAATTACCCGTACCCCAACGGAAATC from the Planktothrix tepida PCC 9214 genome contains:
- a CDS encoding type II toxin-antitoxin system RelE family toxin: MNFRIEFSSSARDSLINLQELDAKKYNKVLKTLGLMATNLRHPSLKTHKYDTLSGPNGEEIFEAYVENKTPAAFRVFWYYGPDKGVITVIAITPHP
- a CDS encoding SDR family oxidoreductase; this encodes MTLLIVGATGTLGRQVARRALDEGYTVRCLARSYRRAAFLKEWGAELVPGDLCEPESLKAALEGVTAVIDAATARPTDSLGIKQVDWEGKVALIQAAAEAGVQRFVFFSFLDAEKYPQVPLLEIKRCTELFLAESGLKYTILRPCGFFQGLIGQYAIPILDKQAVWVPGVSSPVAYMDTQDIAKFAVKALSVPETENRSFPVVGSKAWTAEDIIALCERLSNKQAKITRTPTEILRLFRQVTRWFQWTWNVSDRLAFAEVLANGQSLQASMDETYEVFGIDSKEISTLESYLQEYFSRIMKKLKELEYEQEKLKKRKKRSNPFKPL